In the Telopea speciosissima isolate NSW1024214 ecotype Mountain lineage chromosome 2, Tspe_v1, whole genome shotgun sequence genome, one interval contains:
- the LOC122651314 gene encoding thymidylate kinase-like, with translation MPHACSFRILRALNIGQLASPKPLKFPLKYPNRTSFSKIQMENGHHIISRGALIVLEGLDRSGKTLQSTRLLSYLEGEGISAELWRFPDRSTCVGQMISSYLSNKSQLDDQTIHLLFSANRWEKRSLMETKLRSGTTLIVDRYSYSGVAFSSAKGLNIEWCKAPETGLLAPDLVLYLDIPPEKAAERGGYGGERYEQLEFQRKVAQHYQILHDATWKIVDACLPIEDIEKQLRELAMDCVTTCHKGKLLSQLWLI, from the exons ATGCCACATGCATGCTCTTTCAGAATTTTGAGGGCTTT AAATATTGGGCAACTAGCATCGCCAAAGCCATTGAAGTTCCCCTTGAAGTATCCCAACAGGACATCTTTTAGTAAAATTCAAATGGAGAATGGCCATCATATTATTTCCAGGGGTGCCTTGATTGTTCTAGAAGGTCTGGACCGTAGTGGGAAGACTTTGCAATCTACTAGACTACTCTCTTACTTAGAGGGAGAAGGAATTTCAGCTGAGCTTTGGCGGTTTCCTGACAGAAGCACATGTGTTGGGCAAATGATATCTTCCTACCTCTCCAACAAATCACAATTGGATGATCAAACAATTCATCTTCTTTTCAGTGCAAACCGTTGGGAAAAGAG GTCTTTGATGGAGACTAAACTACGGAGTGGAACCACACTTATTGTTGACCGTTACTCTTACTCTGGGGTAGCTTTCTCGTCTGCCAAAGGACTCAATATAGAATGGTGTAAG GCTCCTGAGACGGGGTTGTTGGCTCCAGACCTAGTGTTGTACCTTGACATACCACCAGAG AAAGCAGCGGAGAGAGGAGGTTATGGAGGTGAGAGATATGAGCAGTTGGAGTTCCAGAGGAAAGTCGCCCAACATTATCAGATCCTTCATGATGCCACATGGAAG ATTGTTGATGCTTGCCTCCCCATAGAGGATATAGAGAAACAGCTAAGAGAACTTGCAATGGATTGTGTTACCACCTGTCATAAGGGGAAACTTCTCTCTCAACTCTGgctaatataa
- the LOC122651312 gene encoding aspartic proteinase CDR1-like, protein MVTAFRVHALFIFSFTTFISFIFCITSNTAVAKPRSLRFNVELIHRESLLSPFQNPKTILSNKAQRAYESSIARYTYLTSHITSSSIDKFKIDVIPYSSLDYLAKIPLGAPASDIFTTIDTSSGILWIQCKPCLQCFDYTKSTTYTKLSCFCSSSHFKLASNGHCRESPNGCTYHTQYGNQDESFGNPASESLAFINSDGGVEETVMNLVFVCGINDKFIIGDQSAGVLGLAAMNLSIVSQLSSISQPKFSYCFGNLSDPSSKGNLIFGDAHISGFTTPFIFDRFYYLNLIGISIGSERLNIPPGTFDRKDSGSGGVIIDSGTPLTILAKEGYNEVTDELSVYLMKFKCNPVPFAKSNRLCSSGNFIRDLNGFPTVTFHFKDNAKLVLGKWSLFTQVEEDVFCLAFLPSDSTDVSVIGNMAQQFYNFGFDLVKNELSFIHSHCII, encoded by the coding sequence ATGGTTACTGCTTTCAGAGTTCATGcactcttcatcttctctttcacCACTTTCATCTCATTCATCTTCTGCATAACCTCCAATACCGCCGTTGCGAAACCTAGATCTCTCCGTTTCAACGTAGAGCTCATCCACCGCGAGTCTCTCCTCTCCCCattccaaaaccccaaaaccatTCTTTCCAATAAAGCTCAGAGAGCATATGAATCCTCAATTGCTCGCTATACCTATTTAACTTCCCATatcacttcttcttccattGACAAATTCAAAATTGATGTGATTCCCTATAGTAGCCTTGATTACCTTGCAAAAATCCCCCTTGGAGCTCCAGCTTCTGATATATTCACTACTATAGACACAAGTAGTGGGATCTTGTGGATCCAATGCAAGCCTTGCCTCCAGTGCTTTGACTACACCAAATCTACAACTTACACTAAATTGTCCTGTTTTTGCTCTTCATCACATTTCAAACTTGCTTCTAATGGGCATTGCAGAGAAAGCCCTAATGGGTGCACTTACCATACTCAATATGGTAATCAAGATGAGAGCTTTGGCAACCCTGCTTCTGAATCCCTAGCTTTCATAAACTCTGATGGAGGTGTTGAAGAGACAGTAATGAATCTGGTTTTTGTTTGTGGAATCAATGACAAGTTTATAATTGGTGATCAATCAGCTGGAGTACTAGGCCTTGCTGCAATGAACTTATCAATAGTCTCTCAATTAAGTTCAATTTCACAACCAAAATTCTCCTATTGCTTTGGCAATCTAAGTGATCCGTCGTCGAAAGGTAATTTGATCTTTGGTGATGCACATATTAGTGGCTTCACAACTCCTTTCATATTTGATCGCTTCTATTATCTTAATTTGATCGGCATTAGCATTGGTTCGGAAAGGCTTAATATTCCACCAGGAACATTCGATCGGAAAGACTCAGGCTCAGGTGGAGTGATCATTGATAGTGGTACACCATTAACAATTCTAGCAAAAGAAGGATATAATGAGGTAACAGATGAATTATCTGTGTATCTAATGAAGTTCAAGTGCAACCCAGTTCCATTTGCAAAATCAAACAGGTTATGCTCTTCTGGGAATTTTATTAGGGATTTGAATGGATTTCCAACTGTGACTTTCCATTTTAAGGACAATGCCAAATTGGTTTTGGGGAAATGGAGTTTGTTTACCCAAGTGGAAGAAGATGTGTTTTGCTTGGCTTTCCTTCCTAGTGATTCTACTGATGTATCTGTCATTGGAAATATGGCTCAACAGTTCTACAATTTTGGGTTTGATCTTGTAAAAAATGAGCTTTCTTTTATTCACTCCCATTGCATTATATGA
- the LOC122651315 gene encoding cell division control protein 48 homolog C-like, with protein MDPAVLRPGRFGKLLYVPLPSPDEHGLILKTLSRKMSINCDVDLMAIRRMEACENLSGADLAAMMDEAAITALKEKQASGPGNSAAKPLTIKATHIEQALKNLSQSVSKQQRHYYKVLSQSFRTA; from the exons ATGGATCCTGCTGTCTTACGGCCTGGCAGATTTGGAAAACTTCTTTATGTACCTTTACCTAGTCCTGATGAACATGGACTGATATTAAAAACACTTAGTCGCAAGATGTCTATTAATTGTGATGTTGATTTGATGGCCATTAGGCGGATGGAAGCTTGTGAAAATCTAAGTGGTGCTGATCTTGCTGCAATG ATGGATGAAGCTGCAATCACTGCACTCAAAGAGAAACAAGCATCAGGTCCAGGCAATTCAGCTGCAAAACCTTTGACCATTAAGGCAACTCACATCGAGCAAGCATTGAAGAACTTATCTCAATCTGTCTCAAA GCAGCAAAGGCACTACTATAAAGTTTTGTCACAGAGCTTCAGAACGGCATGA
- the LOC122651203 gene encoding cell division control protein 48 homolog C-like produces MRRRMGGGSPSVFNRNMLLRRLESCRHKSSSVENIVEYLRSTFPDYRRIKQQPFSKYVQQTLEFQQRRQNFSTFTEETDSRASSPTPARKKLKRIKQREQDRPLTSSVASSSSSGNDDESDGAVSISEGAVYEEKVEPEFDLMKSMLRSSYSASKNIDTKVKAEEKNLEMEVINKEKKIGLIGRDGIETLGVRKELSSRDGYEVKGKDKPRFRDLGGIKGVLDELMVEVLFPLYYPQLPSWLGVRPITGILLHGPPGCGKTQLVHAIANETGMPFYKISATEVVSGVSGT; encoded by the coding sequence GGAGGGGGATCTCCTTCGGTCTTCAATCGTAATATGCTTCTTCGTCGCCTCGAATCCTGTAGGCACAAGTCGTCGAGCGTCGAAAACATAGTGGAGTACTTGCGTTCAACGTTTCCTGATTACAGACGAATCAAGCAACAACCCTTCTCCAAATACGTCCAGCAAACTCTTGAGTTCCAACAAAGAAGACAAAATTTCTCTACTTTCACGGAAGAGACTGACTCCAGAGCATCCTCCCCAACCCCTGCTCGTAAGAAGCTTAAGAGAATTAAGCAGAGAGAGCAAGATCGTCCTTTGACCTCATCTGTGGCATCATCCTCTTCGTCCGGCAATGACGATGAGTCGGATGGTGCGGTTTCCATTTCTGAAGGTGCAGTTTATGAAGAGAAGGTGGAACCGGAGTTCGATTTGATGAAGTCAATGCTTCGTTCAAGTTACAGTGCATCAAAGAATATCGATACAAAGGTTAAGGCTGAGGAGAAGAATTTGGAGATGGAAGTTAttaataaagagaagaagattggTTTGATTGGTAGAGATGGGATTGAGACGTTGGGTGTGAGGAAAGAACTGAGTAGTAGAGATGGTTATGAGGTGAAGGGGAAGGATAAACCGAGGTTTAGGGATCTCGGTGGGATCAAAGGGGTTTTGGATGAGTTGATGGTGGAGGTACTTTTTCCACTTTACTATCCGCAGCTGCCTTCTTGGCTGGGAGTGAGGCCCATAACTGGGATTTTGTTACATGGACCGCCTGGTTGCGGAAAGACACAGCTTGTTCACGCGATTGCTAATGAAACTGGGATGCCCTTCTATAAGATTTCAGCTACTGAAGTTGTTTCTGGTGTGTCAGGTACTTAA